A section of the Streptococcus oriscaviae genome encodes:
- a CDS encoding tRNA1(Val) (adenine(37)-N6)-methyltransferase, which translates to MQNYQLLQGERIDQLFSSNIKIIQNREVFSYSIDSVLLSRFPNIPAKTSLVVDLCSGNGAVGLFAATRTKAKIIQVELQERLADMNRRSITLNALEDQVSVINDDLANLTDHIERSQVDLILCNPPYFKVDETSNLNDSQHYLLARHEIATNLDNICQVAQQVLKSNGRLAMVHRPDRFLDILETLKKYKLAPKKVQFVYPKASKEANMLLIEALKDGSTTGLKILPPLIVHEENGAYTSEIREIYYGK; encoded by the coding sequence ATGCAGAATTATCAACTACTTCAGGGAGAGCGGATTGACCAGCTGTTTTCCTCCAATATCAAGATTATTCAAAATAGAGAAGTGTTCAGTTATTCCATCGACAGCGTGCTACTTTCTCGTTTTCCAAATATCCCAGCAAAGACCAGCCTAGTGGTGGATTTGTGCAGCGGAAACGGAGCGGTCGGTCTCTTTGCCGCGACCAGAACCAAGGCAAAGATTATTCAGGTTGAATTGCAAGAACGCTTGGCAGACATGAACCGCCGGTCGATCACCCTCAACGCCTTAGAGGATCAAGTGAGCGTCATCAATGATGATTTGGCCAATCTGACCGACCACATCGAGCGGTCTCAGGTAGATCTCATCCTCTGCAACCCACCCTATTTCAAGGTGGACGAAACCTCGAACCTCAACGATAGCCAACACTACCTCCTAGCCCGCCATGAAATTGCGACCAATTTGGACAACATTTGTCAGGTGGCCCAGCAGGTACTCAAGTCCAATGGCCGACTGGCTATGGTGCATCGACCAGACCGCTTCCTGGACATCCTTGAAACCCTCAAAAAGTACAAACTGGCACCAAAGAAAGTCCAATTTGTCTACCCCAAGGCCAGCAAAGAAGCCAATATGCTCCTCATCGAGGCTCTCAAAGATGGTTCAACCACCGGACTCAAAATCCTGCCTCCTCTCATCGTTCATGAGGAAAACGGCGCCTACACCTCCGAAATCCGGGAGATTTATTATGGAAAATAA
- a CDS encoding poly(R)-hydroxyalkanoic acid synthase subunit PhaE, with the protein MATNDMMNQWFEAQKKMAEQWQTMFSGKTEDTKQEKGLADLVAAQQQFFTDYLKAFSPQTAYPLPFATGFSHPVLDSWNKWQTTWAENVQNSFQEGPVASYLAQFPDMNTYLEFYRNQFNPSRLYDVMDSNSYATFAKIMDANQHYVNFYRYFDKLRDLYSKPFAEDGKDLLDKWVTDSQQFYADFVQPFIPAQIRQVVEAPYQLTQTIGDQWTKFLGPWAESFFELSRLYVEGANGDTEKLAEYFALWKEQYEATVAPLLRLPGMGNQTEKIEAQNAFLDNAIQLILTNVEFQQKLSQVTQKRAKSLMEEFVELVKKGEQPKTYKEFYQHWTNQVEKTLQEYFYSDEFSQLLARFGTANAQFVIARNKVLELALKGLPIVLESDARSLYQKVQNLKREVSQLKRDLKVLKAASEEVKPSKAKTSKKTDSK; encoded by the coding sequence ATGGCAACTAATGACATGATGAATCAGTGGTTTGAGGCGCAAAAGAAAATGGCGGAACAGTGGCAGACCATGTTTTCTGGCAAGACAGAGGACACCAAGCAGGAAAAAGGTCTGGCAGATCTGGTTGCTGCCCAGCAACAATTTTTCACGGACTATCTCAAAGCCTTCAGCCCTCAAACAGCTTATCCTTTGCCATTTGCGACGGGATTTTCGCATCCTGTTCTTGATTCGTGGAACAAATGGCAGACAACTTGGGCAGAAAATGTGCAGAACTCTTTCCAAGAAGGGCCGGTAGCGAGCTATCTTGCGCAGTTTCCTGATATGAATACCTATCTGGAATTTTACCGCAACCAGTTCAATCCATCCAGACTCTATGATGTGATGGATAGCAATTCTTATGCAACATTTGCAAAAATCATGGATGCTAATCAGCATTATGTGAATTTTTACCGTTATTTTGACAAGTTGCGTGACCTGTACAGCAAGCCGTTTGCGGAGGATGGCAAGGACTTGTTGGACAAGTGGGTGACGGATAGTCAGCAATTTTATGCAGACTTTGTTCAACCCTTTATTCCCGCACAGATTCGTCAGGTAGTTGAAGCACCTTATCAGTTAACCCAGACGATTGGGGATCAGTGGACCAAGTTTTTAGGCCCATGGGCGGAATCCTTCTTTGAGCTCAGCCGTTTGTATGTAGAAGGAGCAAATGGTGATACAGAAAAATTGGCTGAATACTTTGCCCTTTGGAAGGAACAGTACGAGGCAACGGTAGCACCGCTTCTACGTCTTCCGGGTATGGGGAATCAGACAGAGAAGATTGAAGCACAGAATGCCTTTTTGGACAATGCCATCCAACTCATCTTGACCAATGTGGAATTTCAGCAGAAACTCTCTCAGGTTACTCAAAAACGGGCCAAGAGCTTGATGGAAGAGTTTGTAGAACTCGTGAAAAAAGGTGAGCAGCCGAAGACCTACAAGGAATTCTATCAGCATTGGACCAACCAAGTTGAAAAAACCTTGCAGGAATATTTCTATTCAGATGAGTTTTCACAATTATTGGCTCGTTTTGGAACGGCAAATGCCCAGTTCGTCATCGCCCGCAACAAGGTTTTGGAATTGGCTTTGAAGGGGCTGCCAATCGTACTGGAAAGTGACGCAAGAAGCTTGTATCAGAAGGTACAGAACTTGAAACGTGAAGTGAGTCAGCTCAAGCGTGACCTCAAGGTTCTCAAGGCGGCTTCTGAAGAAGTGAAGCCCAGCAAGGCCAAAACCAGCAAGAAAACGGACAGCAAGTAA
- a CDS encoding Maf family protein, with translation MSQTVNYEQVGKKGKIERVVLLSQSPRRKELLSFLKPEIAWVELDERGIEEQFMAAFAGDAFLTRAAKTCCEISKAKSERELEEGVLYISADTIVVFGEQVYNKPVDAKEAREMFLSYFGKCHQVVTSVCLRMKGYLDVFYTVADIEFVEYYPELDSAIEAYLNSNSPMDKAGAYGFQELDPRFIKSVRGDIHTIIGLPVAETAFRLAR, from the coding sequence ATGAGTCAGACGGTTAACTATGAACAAGTTGGAAAAAAGGGCAAGATTGAGCGGGTCGTCTTACTTAGTCAGTCACCGCGCCGCAAGGAATTGCTGTCCTTTTTGAAGCCTGAGATTGCTTGGGTAGAGTTGGACGAACGCGGGATTGAGGAGCAATTTATGGCGGCTTTTGCCGGCGATGCTTTCCTAACTCGGGCGGCTAAGACCTGTTGTGAGATTTCAAAAGCCAAGTCAGAGCGCGAACTAGAAGAAGGGGTTCTCTATATTTCTGCGGATACCATCGTTGTGTTTGGCGAGCAGGTTTACAACAAACCAGTAGACGCTAAAGAGGCGCGCGAGATGTTTTTGTCTTACTTCGGCAAGTGCCATCAGGTAGTCACCTCGGTCTGTCTGCGGATGAAGGGCTACTTGGATGTCTTTTATACAGTAGCAGATATTGAGTTTGTGGAGTATTATCCCGAGTTGGATTCGGCCATAGAGGCCTACTTGAACTCAAACTCTCCTATGGACAAGGCTGGCGCTTATGGTTTTCAGGAATTAGATCCGCGCTTTATCAAATCTGTGCGAGGCGACATCCATACGATTATTGGATTGCCTGTTGCAGAAACCGCCTTTCGGCTTGCCCGATAA
- a CDS encoding DNA internalization-related competence protein ComEC/Rec2 produces MSQWIKRLSLPPIQLAILLLVVYFTIHSFSFLTMGLLSLFLLALFLGQKRQVFLKVLPLLCLFSLFVCFQRLQWQEEDQSAPTHLDRVHLLPDTIQIKGDSLSFRGRADGRLYQVFYQLASQEEQAYFYSLSDTVEIEVEAVVGEATGQRNFNGFDYQAYLASQGIYRTVTIKTMKEVTAVNSWNPFDWLSSLRKKTIDHIRTHFPAPMSHYMTGLLFGELGSEFEQMSAIYSSLGIIHLFALSGMQVGFFVDRFRWLFMRLGLTKEWVDWLQYPFSFVYAGLTGFSVSVVRSLIQKLLANHGVKKLDNLALTILICLFFLPRSLMTAGGILSFSYAFLLGVFDFEELPRWRKLAAESLSISLGILPLLMTHFYSFQPLSILLTFLFSFIFDFLLLPGLSVIFLLSPVLKIDWVNGLFVCLEEVILWVANLGFRPLILGKPSDFLLLCLVLVLLLIHDFRRKKRCLFALSLLLALLFFMVKHPLENEVTMVDIGQGDSLFLRDVSGRTVLIDVGGRLEFASKEGWRKRSRESNAQQTLIPYLHSRGVGRIDSLVLTHTDTDHVGDVLEVAKHVEIGEVYVSPGSLTVPDFVATLKQLNVPVHVAEVGDKIPIMGSHLEVLYPAETGDGGNNDSIVLYGRLLGTNFLFTGDLEQGELDLIENYPNLPVDVLKAGHHGSKGSSYPEFLEHIDAKIALVSAGVNNRYKHPHQETLARFEEQQMQVYRTDQQGAVRFRGWSSWRIETVRE; encoded by the coding sequence ATGTCACAGTGGATTAAGCGCCTCTCTCTGCCACCCATTCAGCTGGCGATTCTTTTGTTGGTTGTCTATTTCACCATTCATTCGTTTTCTTTTTTGACAATGGGCCTTCTCAGTTTGTTTCTTCTGGCTCTTTTTCTTGGTCAAAAAAGACAGGTTTTTCTAAAGGTGCTGCCGCTACTCTGTTTGTTTAGTCTGTTTGTCTGCTTTCAGCGGCTGCAATGGCAAGAGGAAGACCAGTCAGCTCCGACCCACTTGGACAGGGTACATCTGCTACCGGATACTATCCAAATAAAGGGGGATAGTCTGTCTTTTCGAGGCAGGGCTGACGGTCGGCTCTATCAGGTCTTTTATCAATTGGCCAGTCAGGAGGAACAGGCTTATTTCTACTCTCTATCAGATACGGTGGAGATAGAGGTTGAAGCGGTGGTCGGTGAGGCAACAGGTCAACGAAATTTTAATGGTTTTGATTATCAGGCCTATCTGGCCAGTCAGGGCATTTATCGTACGGTGACCATTAAGACGATGAAGGAGGTAACGGCTGTCAACAGTTGGAATCCCTTTGACTGGCTGTCTAGTCTGCGAAAAAAGACGATCGATCATATTAGAACCCATTTTCCAGCACCCATGAGCCATTATATGACGGGGCTGTTGTTTGGGGAATTGGGGAGTGAGTTTGAACAGATGAGCGCCATTTATTCGAGTCTGGGGATCATCCATCTCTTTGCTCTGTCTGGCATGCAGGTCGGCTTTTTTGTAGACCGATTTCGCTGGCTGTTCATGCGCCTGGGTCTGACCAAGGAGTGGGTGGATTGGTTACAGTATCCTTTTTCCTTTGTCTACGCGGGTCTGACTGGCTTTTCAGTATCGGTAGTTCGCTCGCTTATACAGAAATTATTAGCGAATCACGGTGTGAAAAAGTTGGACAATCTTGCTTTGACCATCTTGATTTGTCTGTTTTTTCTTCCTAGATCGTTGATGACGGCTGGAGGGATTTTGAGTTTTTCCTATGCCTTTTTGTTGGGGGTGTTCGATTTTGAAGAGTTGCCTCGGTGGAGGAAACTTGCGGCGGAGAGTTTGAGTATCTCGTTGGGGATTTTACCGCTTCTGATGACCCATTTTTATTCGTTCCAGCCTCTTTCTATCCTCTTGACCTTTCTTTTTTCTTTCATTTTTGATTTCTTGCTACTGCCAGGTCTGTCGGTCATTTTTCTCTTATCACCTGTGCTGAAGATAGATTGGGTCAACGGTTTATTTGTTTGTTTGGAGGAGGTCATTCTTTGGGTGGCCAATCTGGGCTTTAGGCCCTTGATACTGGGAAAACCGTCAGATTTTCTCCTCTTGTGTCTAGTTCTTGTCTTGCTTCTGATTCATGATTTTCGCAGGAAAAAGCGGTGTTTGTTCGCCCTGAGTCTCTTGCTCGCTCTGCTTTTTTTCATGGTAAAACATCCCTTGGAAAACGAGGTGACCATGGTGGATATCGGTCAGGGGGATAGTCTGTTCTTGAGGGATGTGTCGGGGCGAACTGTTCTGATTGATGTGGGTGGACGCCTTGAGTTTGCAAGTAAGGAAGGCTGGCGAAAACGGTCGCGGGAAAGCAATGCCCAGCAAACCCTGATTCCCTATCTCCACAGTCGAGGGGTGGGGCGGATTGATTCGTTGGTTCTGACCCACACCGACACGGACCATGTGGGCGATGTGCTGGAGGTGGCCAAGCATGTCGAAATTGGAGAGGTGTATGTGTCGCCAGGAAGTTTGACCGTTCCAGACTTTGTGGCAACTCTGAAGCAGCTCAATGTTCCAGTCCATGTGGCAGAGGTAGGTGATAAGATTCCCATCATGGGTTCTCACTTGGAGGTTCTTTATCCAGCAGAAACTGGTGATGGGGGCAATAATGATTCCATTGTTCTTTATGGTCGCTTGCTGGGAACCAACTTCCTCTTTACAGGGGATTTGGAGCAGGGAGAGCTCGACTTGATAGAAAACTATCCAAATCTGCCGGTCGATGTACTCAAGGCCGGGCACCATGGTTCCAAAGGTTCTTCTTACCCTGAGTTTTTGGAACATATTGACGCTAAGATTGCCTTGGTATCGGCTGGTGTCAACAATCGCTACAAACACCCTCATCAAGAAACCTTGGCTCGTTTTGAAGAGCAGCAGATGCAGGTCTATCGGACAGACCAGCAAGGCGCTGTCCGTTTTAGAGGCTGGTCAAGCTGGCGCATAGAAACAGTAAGAGAATAG
- a CDS encoding lysophospholipid acyltransferase family protein, with protein sequence MFYSYLRSLLTFLLWAINGNIHYHDREKILPESENYILIAPHRTFWDPVFFGYAAAPKQFIFMAKKELFKDRGFGWWISKCGAFPIDRENPGTAAIKYPVNMLKKSNRSLVMFPSGSRHSSDLKGGVAVIAKTAKVKMMPATYIGPMTIKGLLAGERIDVAFGDPIDISDIKRLDDAGVAEVTQRIESEFKRLDDLAKSHQTKKKPNVLTYLYRGPVLLLVAIILGLTYAFSYIASFFWKPSTQLDK encoded by the coding sequence ATGTTTTATTCATACTTACGAAGTCTGTTGACCTTCCTTTTATGGGCCATTAACGGCAATATCCATTATCACGATCGAGAAAAAATCTTGCCTGAAAGCGAGAATTATATTTTGATTGCCCCCCATCGTACCTTTTGGGATCCGGTCTTTTTCGGTTATGCTGCTGCTCCCAAGCAATTCATCTTTATGGCCAAGAAGGAGCTATTCAAAGACCGCGGGTTCGGTTGGTGGATTAGCAAGTGCGGAGCTTTTCCGATTGACCGTGAAAATCCTGGAACAGCTGCTATCAAGTACCCTGTCAATATGCTGAAAAAAAGCAATCGCTCTCTGGTAATGTTTCCTTCAGGCAGCCGCCACTCTTCAGATTTGAAAGGTGGAGTTGCGGTCATTGCTAAAACGGCCAAGGTAAAAATGATGCCAGCTACCTACATCGGTCCTATGACCATCAAGGGTCTCTTGGCGGGTGAGCGCATCGACGTGGCCTTTGGTGATCCGATTGATATTTCAGACATCAAGCGTTTGGACGATGCGGGAGTTGCGGAAGTCACCCAGCGGATTGAGTCAGAATTTAAGCGTCTGGACGATTTGGCCAAATCGCATCAAACTAAGAAAAAACCAAATGTGTTAACCTATCTTTACCGTGGTCCTGTCCTTTTGCTCGTTGCTATTATCTTGGGCTTGACCTATGCCTTTAGTTACATTGCTAGTTTCTTTTGGAAACCTAGCACTCAGTTAGATAAATAA
- a CDS encoding GIY-YIG nuclease family protein — MENKAYFYVLKCADGSLYTGYTTDLDKRLLTHNQGKGAKYTRSRLPVSLLYCEPFSSKQEAMSAEALFKRKKRQAKLDYIAEKTSHLTDKESKHA, encoded by the coding sequence ATGGAAAATAAGGCCTACTTTTATGTCTTGAAATGCGCAGATGGCAGTCTCTACACCGGCTATACCACTGATTTGGACAAGCGCCTACTGACACATAATCAGGGCAAGGGAGCCAAATATACCCGTAGCCGACTTCCAGTCAGCCTGCTTTACTGTGAGCCTTTTTCTAGCAAGCAAGAGGCCATGAGTGCAGAAGCCCTCTTTAAACGCAAAAAGCGCCAGGCCAAGCTGGACTATATCGCTGAAAAAACTTCCCATCTCACAGATAAGGAATCCAAGCATGCTTAA
- a CDS encoding recombinase family protein: MKNIIKQHQTQGSITIGYARVSSADNRQELGLTVQKEALNFCDRLYIEKESGGNQERPQLQRALTLAKACANQGIETSLVVYKLDRLTRKMLHLSALIADLTSHHIRLQSLHEQIETDSLTGRFFCLMLGYVAEWELQAISDRTKDGLRKARERGVRLGNKGLPKTKQRQIIRSYLKQEMPIREMADQFHISTATIYSVLRRNNIRINRKMNLKMVDKSWKK; the protein is encoded by the coding sequence GTGAAGAACATCATCAAGCAACACCAAACCCAAGGAAGTATCACCATCGGCTACGCCCGCGTCAGCTCCGCTGATAATCGCCAAGAGCTGGGGCTAACTGTCCAAAAAGAAGCCCTGAACTTCTGCGACAGACTCTACATCGAAAAAGAATCAGGAGGCAACCAAGAACGGCCGCAGCTACAAAGAGCGCTAACGCTCGCCAAGGCCTGCGCCAACCAAGGCATAGAAACCAGCCTAGTCGTCTATAAGCTAGACCGCCTGACCAGAAAAATGCTCCACCTCTCCGCCCTCATCGCAGACCTGACCAGTCATCACATCCGTCTCCAATCCCTTCACGAACAGATTGAAACGGACTCCCTGACAGGTAGGTTCTTCTGCCTCATGTTGGGCTATGTGGCAGAATGGGAGCTTCAAGCTATTTCAGACCGGACCAAGGACGGACTGCGCAAGGCCAGAGAACGCGGAGTCAGACTGGGCAACAAGGGTTTGCCCAAAACCAAGCAAAGGCAGATTATCCGCTCCTATCTCAAGCAAGAAATGCCCATCCGAGAGATGGCCGACCAGTTCCATATTTCCACCGCCACCATTTACAGCGTTCTAAGGCGCAATAATATCCGAATAAACCGCAAAATGAACCTAAAAATGGTTGACAAAAGTTGGAAAAAATAG
- a CDS encoding helix-hairpin-helix domain-containing protein, with product MDKYIEWLKEYKWQLSVPAVALLLIGSFVLFRPAAQSQDQTGLTDFPQTEQTSTSQEDLAASSTEEASQLVVDVKGAVKEPGLYSLEAGSRVNDAIEAAGGLTDEADPKSINLAQKLTDEAVVYVARVEEQVSIIGSREGDSAGSMQGEKNTKVNLNTATEADLQTISGIGAKRAADIIAYREANGGFKTVDDLSNVSGIGDKTMESLRPYVTVD from the coding sequence ATGGACAAATATATTGAATGGCTAAAAGAATACAAGTGGCAGTTATCGGTGCCAGCAGTGGCTTTGTTGTTGATAGGAAGTTTCGTCCTTTTCCGGCCGGCTGCCCAATCCCAAGACCAAACAGGCTTGACTGATTTTCCACAAACAGAGCAAACCAGCACTAGTCAGGAAGACCTTGCAGCGAGTTCGACCGAGGAAGCAAGCCAGTTGGTTGTGGATGTCAAGGGTGCCGTCAAGGAACCGGGGCTTTACAGCTTGGAGGCTGGCAGTCGTGTAAATGATGCGATCGAAGCGGCAGGAGGACTGACAGATGAGGCCGATCCCAAGTCCATCAATCTGGCTCAGAAACTAACGGATGAAGCCGTGGTTTATGTGGCACGAGTGGAGGAGCAGGTATCTATCATCGGTAGTAGAGAAGGTGACAGTGCAGGGTCGATGCAGGGTGAAAAGAATACGAAGGTCAACCTCAATACAGCGACTGAGGCCGACCTGCAAACCATCTCTGGTATCGGTGCCAAGCGGGCAGCAGATATTATCGCCTATCGAGAGGCCAACGGTGGTTTCAAGACGGTGGATGACCTGAGCAATGTATCCGGAATTGGTGATAAGACCATGGAAAGCCTAAGACCCTATGTCACAGTGGATTAA
- the phaC gene encoding class III poly(R)-hydroxyalkanoic acid synthase subunit PhaC → MFDDFLTVPKKNVQDALEAQQRLIKGIETLTKLERPKGGVSEKEVIYKEDKLTLYHFTPKVKSPLKTPTLISYALVNKYYMLDLQEGNSFVEDLLLAGADLYVIDWGYPTKDDMFITMEDYIQGYMRNCVEAVLEHSGADKINFFGICQGANFATIFTALNPDLVKNLVTVVAPIDFSPCDKLLFQWGKYLDADSMVEAYGNVSGEIMNNGFLLLSPIKLTTNKYLDLIDKLDNEKAMTNFLALESWIFDSPDQAGATIRQFTNDMYHDNKLVKGELMIGDELVDLKKIKQPLLNIIAKRDDQVPTLASEPLPKLVGSKDTETVYYESGHIGLFVSKRSREQVIPKLMEFYSSHDD, encoded by the coding sequence ATGTTTGATGATTTTTTGACAGTACCGAAGAAAAATGTTCAGGATGCCCTTGAAGCCCAACAGCGGTTGATAAAGGGGATTGAAACCCTGACTAAGCTGGAGCGGCCCAAGGGGGGCGTATCTGAAAAAGAGGTCATTTACAAAGAGGATAAGTTGACCCTCTATCATTTCACGCCAAAGGTGAAAAGTCCTTTGAAAACTCCTACCCTCATTTCGTATGCGTTGGTCAACAAGTACTATATGCTGGATTTGCAGGAAGGCAACAGCTTTGTGGAGGACTTGCTTCTTGCAGGAGCAGACCTGTATGTGATTGACTGGGGGTACCCGACCAAGGATGACATGTTCATCACCATGGAAGACTATATTCAAGGGTATATGCGCAACTGTGTCGAGGCCGTTTTGGAACACTCTGGAGCAGACAAGATTAACTTCTTTGGCATTTGTCAGGGAGCCAATTTTGCGACGATTTTCACGGCCCTCAATCCTGACTTGGTGAAAAACTTAGTGACCGTTGTAGCACCGATTGATTTTTCACCTTGTGACAAGTTGCTCTTCCAATGGGGCAAATATTTGGATGCGGATAGCATGGTGGAAGCTTATGGCAATGTGTCGGGTGAAATCATGAATAACGGATTCTTGCTTTTGTCACCGATTAAGCTAACGACCAATAAATACCTGGACTTGATTGATAAATTGGACAATGAAAAGGCCATGACCAATTTCTTGGCTCTGGAAAGTTGGATTTTTGACAGTCCAGATCAGGCTGGGGCGACGATTCGCCAGTTTACCAATGACATGTATCATGACAATAAGCTCGTCAAAGGCGAGTTGATGATTGGGGATGAGCTTGTTGATTTGAAGAAGATCAAGCAGCCACTGCTGAACATTATCGCTAAACGGGATGATCAGGTGCCGACATTGGCTTCTGAACCGCTGCCTAAGTTGGTCGGCTCTAAAGATACGGAAACAGTTTATTACGAATCCGGTCACATTGGGCTTTTTGTCAGCAAGCGTTCCCGGGAGCAAGTTATTCCAAAATTGATGGAGTTTTACAGCTCTCACGATGACTAA
- a CDS encoding InlB B-repeat-containing protein, with translation MKITKKKALAGSLIVLGLAGGIVAPAFPSLWDGDTVIAAETPQETVQLTVIHIIDTGNGFAGVLAREYYTLSPGESITLSRLYTHKLIDWYAGGDRGSFSLLGESDSVTISYDQAISDSNVSVGFRYHPNETTTEAPTTEAPTTEVPTTEVASTEAPTTEAPTTEAPTTEAPTTEVPTIQVMVEIYQNEKLLLQGIRPLQVKLGDDPIAFVRSKTFNEEEFGVFLRGEIDYGRGIVRLYYTTEAPTTEAPTTEVPTTEAPTTEAPTTEAPTTEAPTTEAPTTEVPTTEVPTTEVPTTEVPTTEAPTTEAPTTEAPTTEVPTTEAPTTEAPTTEAPTTEVPTTESQKATISFDLAGGSLNGQTGTVNLEAEVGQIITLPEAPTREGYRFLHWKGSVYQAGAQYTVTGPKTFTAVWEPVAAPTTTTTTASETPKKILPATGEASSLLSLAGLGLAGFAGFLGFKRKQD, from the coding sequence ATGAAAATCACGAAGAAAAAAGCCCTCGCGGGCTCACTTATTGTGTTAGGTCTAGCTGGGGGGATTGTAGCTCCAGCATTCCCGTCTCTTTGGGACGGGGATACCGTGATTGCGGCAGAAACGCCGCAAGAAACGGTTCAATTGACCGTTATCCATATCATTGATACGGGTAACGGGTTTGCAGGGGTCCTTGCGAGAGAATATTACACTCTCTCCCCGGGGGAAAGCATTACTCTTTCTCGTCTCTACACTCATAAGCTAATAGACTGGTATGCGGGTGGTGACCGTGGGTCATTCTCTCTTTTAGGGGAGAGCGACTCTGTTACTATCAGTTACGACCAAGCTATATCTGATAGTAACGTGTCAGTGGGTTTCCGTTATCACCCTAACGAAACCACCACCGAGGCTCCGACTACTGAAGCACCAACCACTGAAGTTCCAACGACTGAAGTAGCAAGCACTGAGGCTCCAACTACGGAAGCACCAACCACCGAAGCACCAACCACAGAAGCGCCGACTACCGAAGTGCCAACAATTCAAGTTATGGTAGAAATATACCAGAACGAGAAGCTTCTCCTTCAGGGCATCAGGCCTCTGCAAGTCAAGTTAGGGGACGATCCAATTGCTTTTGTTCGCAGCAAAACCTTTAACGAAGAAGAATTCGGGGTTTTTTTGAGAGGCGAAATTGATTATGGGCGCGGAATTGTAAGGTTGTACTACACCACCGAAGCTCCGACAACTGAAGCGCCAACTACGGAAGTACCGACTACTGAAGCACCAACTACGGAAGCACCAACTACGGAAGCACCAACTACGGAAGCACCGACTACGGAAGCACCAACCACGGAAGTACCGACTACCGAAGTACCAACTACCGAAGTACCAACTACCGAAGTACCAACTACGGAAGCACCAACGACTGAAGCTCCAACCACCGAGGCTCCGACGACCGAAGTACCGACGACTGAAGCACCAACTACGGAAGCACCGACTACCGAAGCACCAACCACAGAAGTTCCAACGACTGAAAGCCAAAAAGCGACCATTTCCTTCGACCTAGCAGGCGGAAGCCTTAACGGTCAAACAGGAACGGTGAACTTGGAGGCAGAGGTGGGTCAGATAATCACCTTACCAGAAGCTCCGACCAGAGAAGGCTATCGCTTCCTCCACTGGAAAGGGTCTGTCTACCAAGCAGGAGCTCAGTACACTGTGACAGGTCCTAAGACCTTCACAGCGGTGTGGGAGCCGGTGGCTGCACCGACTACCACAACAACTACTGCAAGCGAAACGCCTAAGAAAATCCTGCCAGCAACAGGGGAGGCAAGCTCTCTTTTAAGTCTGGCTGGACTTGGCCTTGCTGGTTTCGCTGGATTCCTAGGATTTAAACGCAAACAGGACTAA